One Anopheles marshallii chromosome 3, idAnoMarsDA_429_01, whole genome shotgun sequence genomic region harbors:
- the LOC128714237 gene encoding vacuolar fusion protein CCZ1 homolog → MTNPVLTAELSLRSFYIFNSAFGPKEGEEEKKVLFYHPHDTDIDTKIKDVGLSEAIIKFSNTFTKDDSVQTMHTQKTCQFFYQPESGYWMIMTLNVPFDRKTRDTGDYNEYHGDSIHDTIYQSVLRQSYRMFRMFHGTFQDNLQPNEELEAQANLIGKLEAFFQSYILHLQMKKCDVVDAFGSVQYLPLNQLLFLRVQNFINMIEATFVPIKHCIFLYSDQVVWSGISPTDLYTLYEYFHSPMFDHLAQSKQTRPAYVTEKGKIKRYTLMVCRKVQNISLCLLLDDSAVENEQSLYLELNAVVNPQLTSISSDISQHLQSSGESSYSFGCAGSKEDSATTPKFIFFNELNLQHRGTVRLGQMQYQSVNGSGLPNDVMNLIVDLLDDVRSNRSSVMDETIVKTHDDYWIVKRSCNSRHVFIILNKSSTLIDVTEETKKILDQHVKGIFF, encoded by the exons ATGACTAATCCTGTTCTTACGGCAGAACTTTCTCTGAGGagcttttacatttttaactCAGCGTTCGGGCCCAAGGAGGGCGAG GAAGAGAAAAAGGTGCTGTTTTATCATCCACATGATACCGACATAGATACCAAAATAAAGGACGTTGGTTTAAGTGAAGCTATCATCAAATTTAGCAA CACATTCACCAAAGATGACAGCGTACAGACGATGCATACGCAGAAGACTTGCCAATTTTTCTACCAACCCGAATCCGGCTACTGGATGATCATGACGCTGAACGTTCCGTTCGATCGCAAGACGCGCGACACGGGTGACTACAACGAGTACCACGGGGATTCGATACATGACACAATCTATCAATCGGTACTGCGTCAATCCTACCGAATGTTTCGCATGTTCCATGGCACGTTCCAAGACAATCTGCAACCGAACGAAGAGCTGGAGGCACAGGCCAATCTGATCGGCAAATTGGAAGCCTTCTTTCAGAGCTACATACTGCACCTGCAGATGAAGAAGTGTGACGTCGTGGATGCGTTCGGTAGCGTGCAGTATCTGCCCTTAAACCAACTGCTGTTTCTCCGAGTGCAGAATTTTATCAACATGATCGAGGCCACGTTTGTCCCGATCAAACATTGTATTTTCCTGTACAGCGATCAAGTCGTATGGAGCGGAATTAGTCCGACCGATCTGTACACGCTGTACGAATACTTCCACAGTCCCATGTTCGATCATCTGGCACAATCAAAGCAAACGCGACCAGCTTACGTGACCGAGAAAGGCAAAATCAAACGCTACACACTAATGGTGTGCCGTAAGGTACAGAACATTTCCCTGTGCCTGCTGCTCGACGACAGTGCGGTAGAGAATGAGCAGTCGCTCTATTTGGAACTGAACGCGGTCGTTAATCCGCAACTAACGAGCATTTCCTCGGACATTAGTCAGCATCTGCAGAGTAGTGGTGAATCGAGCTATAGTTTCGGTTGCGCCGGAAGTAAGGAAGATTCGGCCACGACACCAAAGTTCATATTTTTCAACGAGCTTAACCTGCAGCATCGTGGCACGGTACGGTTGGGCCAGATGCAATACCAATCGGTCAACGGCAGTGGACTTCCGAACGACGTGATGAACCTGATCGTCGACCTTTTGGATGACGTTCGCAGCAATCGATCGAGCGTGATGGATGAGACGATCGTGAAGACACATGACGATTATTGGATAGTGAAGCGCAGCTGCAATTCCCGGCATGTGTTCATCATCCTCAACAAAAGCTCCACCCTGATCGACGTGACCGAGGAGACGAAGAAAATATTAGACCAGCACGTGAAGGGTATATTTTTCTAG
- the LOC128712195 gene encoding signal recognition particle receptor subunit beta, giving the protein MEKINRKSSARPSVKLSDLDYTPVLIALAVVLLTFVVLFLWKRKKTVRSAVLFTGLCDSGKTFLFTHLCLGGGRETYTSIKENVGSFQTEKGRELKVVDVPGHERLRGKFFDEYKNIAKAIVYMIDSVTVQKDIRDVADFLYTILADKATTKIPVVVLCNKQDETLAKSETAIKSMLEKEINIVRQTRRSQLQSVDNSASSDTFLGKSAGVDFEFEQLGQRIRFVPCSAKDEQFEGLTTFLEAL; this is encoded by the exons ATGGAGAAAATCAACCGAAAATCGTCGGCTCGTCCATCGGTTAAGCTGTCAGATCTAGACTATACGCCGGTACTGATCGCGCTAGCAGTAGTCCTCCTAACGTTTG TGGTTCTGTTCCTATGGAAGCGCAAGAAGACCGTGCGATCGGCGGTACTGTTCACCGGTCTGTGTGATTCCGGCAAAACGTTCCTGTTTACCCACTTGTGTCTTGGAGGAGGTCGCGAAACGTACACATCGATCAAGGAGAATGTGGGAAGCTTCCAGACAGAAAAGGGCCGCGAACTGAAGGTGGTCGATGTGCCCGGGCATGAACGATTGCGGGGCAAATTCTTCGATGAGTACAAAAACATAGCCAAAGCTATCGTGTACATGATCGATAGTGTTACGGTGCAGAAAGACATCCGGGATGTTGCGGA cttcCTATACACTATTTTAGCAGACAAGGCCACCACTAAAATTCCAGTTGTAGTACTGTGTAACAAGCAGGATGAAACGTTGGCCAAAAGTGAAACTGCCATCAAAAGCATGCTTGAAAAGGAAAT CAATATTGTGCGCCAGACTAGACGAAGTCAACTGCAATCGGTCGATAATAGTGCGTCGTCGGATACATTTTTAGGAAAATCGGCCGGTGTGGATTTCGAGTTTGAGCAGCTCGGACAAAGGATACGCTTCGTGCCATGCTCGGCAAAGGACGAACAATTCGAAGGACTAACAACATTCCTGGAAGCGCTGTGA